A stretch of Malus sylvestris chromosome 11, drMalSylv7.2, whole genome shotgun sequence DNA encodes these proteins:
- the LOC126590952 gene encoding probable E3 ubiquitin-protein ligase ZFP1: MGQRNMLCPSQMIDLEMSQQGEGYPCPPPSVHFGGASSIQLHNVHTMVTASGGTTSFDAQHLPEGYDNAAFYGMAQYSGVQHHHNLDLGVATPANYYYSYMTPSSSTGVLPVPLNHGASDPSPSSSHYGAIGISADEYGRNSRIMDDASRQFKRKNPEGLPGNFQYFNASATPSSSVPPLNLRNPDGVAVMDAVTYALPQYAGTGNPPIMEAGPQSSMRNRSATAGLDSVMTHDHNHLNQVNYAGQRFQPAGTLWLDQHLSSNSGDGSSSSWNPVPTIPFMHGGNVTVGSMDSANMGMQRYHDSSSNRNSSILRHPPPLNHRHHNQHVAPPMQGLRGHNLNFIPQGATAASYRLPTSSSRSTMNPSQNGLEIGRRQPGSIPSNGFRIYRPHQGVIPEAALRHQNLPHFRVLQADEGVIVDVPNLYGSFLDQHRDMRLDIEDMSYEELLALGEQIGHVNTGLSDEAIRKQLKTRSYLSSSINLNLEDAGSPEKEADSCIICQDNYKNREKIGILHCGHEYHASCLKKWLLVKNVCPVCKSEALNTGKKNV; this comes from the exons ATGGGGCAAAGAAATATGCTATGCCCTAGTCAGATGATCGATTTGGAAATGAGTCAACAAGGGGAAGGTTATCCCTGTCCCCCACCCTCCGTCCATTTTGGGGGCGCTTCTAGTATCCAACTGCACAATGTTCACACAATGGTAACAGCTTCAGGGGGCACTACTAGTTTTGATGCCCAACATTTACCCGAGGGTTATGATAATGCCGCATTCTATGGGATGGCCCAGTACAGTGGTGTTCAGCATCATCATAATCTTGATTTGGGCGTTGCGACTCCAGCCAACTATTATTATTCGTACATGACTCCTTCGTCTAGTACTGGGGTGTTACCTGTTCCTCTGAATCACGGTGCTTCTGATCCGTCGCCATCTTCTAGCCATTATGGAGCCATTGGAATTTCTGCAGATGAGTATGGTAGAAATAGTCGCATAATGGATGATGCTAGTCGTCAGTTTAAGAGAAAAAACCCTGAAGGCCTACCAGGGAATTTCCAATATTTTAATGCCTCTGCAACCCCTAGTTCTTCAGTGCCTCCTTTGAATTTGAGGAATCCTGATGGAGTTGCTGTAATGGATGCTGTAACTTATGCCTTGCCTCAGTATGCGGGAACTGGCAATCCACCAATTATGGAAGCAGGACCTCAGAGTAGTATGAGGAACAGATCAGCTACAGCTGGGCTTGATTCTGTTATGACACATGACCATAACCATCTGAATCAAGTAAATTATGCAGGTCAGCGCTTTCAGCCGGCTGGAACACTTTGGTTGGATCAACATTTAAGTAGTAACAGTGGGGATGGAAGTTCTTCATCCTGGAATCCAGTTCCTACTATTCCTTTTATGCATG GGGGTAATGTCACGGTAGGTTCTATGGACAGCGCAAACATGGGTATGCAAAGATATCATGATTCATCTAGCAACAGAAATTCCTCTATTCTCCGGCATCCTCCTCCGCTCAACCACCGCCATCATAATCAGCATGTAGCACCACCCATGCAAGGATTAAGAGGCCACAACCTTAATTTTATCCCCCAGGGTGCCACAGCAGCTTCATATAGATTACCCACAAGTTCCTCGCGCAGCACCATGAATCCTTCTCAGAATGGTTTGGAGATTGGTCGTAGGCAACCAGGATCTATTCCCTCGAATGGTTTTAGGATATACAGGCCACACCAAGGAGTTATTCCCGAGGCAGCTTTAAGACACCAGAACCTTCCCCACTTCAGAGTTCTTCAGGCTgat gagGGTGTCATAGTAGATGTTCCTAATTTATATGGAAGCTTTCTTGACCAGCACAGAGACATGCGGTTGGACATAGAGGACATGTCCTATGAG GAGCTTCTTGCATTGGGGGAGCAAATTGGCCATGTAAACACTGGGTTGTCAGATGAGGCCATTAGAAAACAACTAAAGACAAGGTCTTATTTATCATCTTCAATTAATTTAAACCTCGAAGATGCTGGATCCCCAGAGAAGGAAGCCGATTCCTGCATTATATGCCAG GATAATTACAAGAACCGCGAGAAGATAGGAATTCTCCACTGCGGACACGAGTATCATGCAAGTTGCTTGAAGAAGTGGTTGCTTGTGAAAAATGTGTGCCCTGTCTGCAAATCCGAAGCGTTGAACACAGGGAAGAAGAATGTATAG